The window GCAACTGGTGATGTTATGGCAGGCGCGTAACAATATCGATGCGCAGCATATGACTATCGACACCAACGGTGAGATGGTCATGAAGAGTAAGCAGCAACTGAAAGTTGAATTTGGGATAACGCCTGAGCCGATTGCGACGTTCAAATCCTGATTGTGGAAACAACATGAACTCGCAGGTCCGGCACGGCTTACCGTAACGGACCTGCAAAGTCTTACTTCTTGTTCATCATCGCCTTAAGGTCGGCAAACGGGTTGTATTTCGCCTCGCCGACGTCTTTCTGCGCATCTTCGCCTGCCACCACGGTAGAACCATACTGATCCACTTCGGTGTATTTCGAGTGCTCATGATCGTGGCAATACAGGCATAACATCTCCCAGTTACTGCCATCTTCCGGGTTATTGGAATGGTCATGATCGATATGGTGTACTGTCAGTTCGCGCAGGTTGGAATACACGAACTCGCGCGAACAGCGCCCGCAGACCCAGGGGAACAGTTTAAGCGCCTTTTCCCGGTATCCGACTTCCAGACGGGCGTAATTTTTAGGGATAAAAGCCATAAAACCTCGTGCTCCTGTAGAATATGAAAAGCTGCGCCAACGTCAGGCGCAGCAGATGGTGATAATCATAACCTATTGTGCACGACGTGGGGATCAGAGTTTATTAGTGACCATGTGTAGGCCGGATAAGCTATTTTCACCGCCATCCGGCAATAAACTTAACGCTGAGTTTCTTCCCAGTCTGCCAGCGTATACAGCGTTGCACCCGCAGCGGCCATTTCCATAAACGCCTGCGTGCTGTCCTGAGGCTGAATATTCACCCCTCGACAACCGTCGGTAATGACGTTCACCCTATAGCCCAGTTCCAGCGCATCGAGGACGGTAAACTTCACGCAGTAGTCGGTTGCCAGCCCCATGATGATGAGGTCGGTAATACGCTGTTGCACAAGCCACGCATTCAGTTCCGTTGCCTGACGGCGACCGTTATCAAAAAATGCACTGTAGCTATCAACCTGCGGGTTTTCGCCTTTATAGAACGTCTTATCAATGCCGCGCTGATTCAGCAGAGGGTGCAGAGCCGCTCCCTGCGAGTTCTGTACACAGTGATCCGGCCAGAACGTCTGCGCCAGGCCGTCCAGTTGTCCCTGCGTGTAAGGGGCGACCTGATGCTGGCTGGCAAAGCTGCCGTGATTAGCCGGATGCCAGTCCAGACTGGAAACAACCTTCTCACCGCGCAGCGAACACCAATCAATCAGGCGATTGGCGACATCCACGGTGCTATCACCTTCTGGAACGGCAAGTGCGCCTCCGGCACAAAAATCGTTTTGTAAATCAACCAGCAGTAATGCTCGTGCCATCGTCACTCCTCCTTCAATCATCCGGCGTCAGTTCACCGCGCAGGTTTTGCGTCATCGCGTCACGGATGGCCTGCGTGTCCAGCCCCTGGCTCAGCAAATAATGCAGCTTGGTCAGTGTTGCTTCAACGGTCATATCCGCACCGCCAATCACGCCCGCATGTGCCAGCGCATTCCCCGTCGCATAACCGCCCATGTTGACCTTGCCGGACATGCACTGCGTGAGGTTAATGACCACAATACCGCGTGAGCTGGCATCCTCAAGCTCCTTCAGGAACTCTTTATTCTGCGGGGCATTGCCCACGCCGTAAGAACGCAGAATTAACGCTTTGACTGGCTGGCGCAGGAAGTTACGCACCACGTCTGCGGAAATTCCAGGATAAATCGTGACCACGCCAATCGGCTGCGGGGTGATAGGGTGCACAATCAGCTCGCCCGCACCGTGCGGCGCGGGCGGGGTGCCCAAACGACGGATGTGGATCCCGGCTTCCAGTAAAGGTGCAAGGTTAGGTGAAGCGAAGGCGTCAAAACCGTCGGCGTGCGCTTTGGTAGTGCGATTACCACGATACAGTCGGTTATTGAAGAACAGAGTGACTTCATTGATCGGATAATTGGCCGCAACGTACAACGCATTCAGCAAATTGATTTGTCCGTCTGAACGTAGCTCAGCCAGCGGGATTTGTGACCCTGTCACAATAACTGGCTTGCCCAGATTCTCCAGCATAAACGACAGCGCCGAGGCGGTGAACGCCATGGTGTCGGTGCCATGCAGGATCACAAAACCGTCGTATTCGTCGTAGTGAGCTTTAATATCTTCCGCAATATGCTGCCAGTCTTCTGGCGTCATATCGGAGGAATCCATCAGCGGGACATATTCGTGAATGGTGAAGTCTGGCATCTCAGGGCGGTGGAATTCAGGCATCAATGCCAGTTGACGCTGAAGATGGCCGGAAACCGGAATGTAACCTTGTTCTGAGCGCTGCATACCGATGGTACCGCCGGTATAGGCAACGTAAATCGATTTCTTCTGCATGACTTTTCTTCTGTCTCAAAGAAAAACCCCTCTTCATCCCGAAGAGGGGTCAAGAGTTAGCGGACGTTGGCGCAGGTCAGGCAGAACGCATAACGGTTCTGCGGGTCGTTAAACGCGGCCAGCTTATCACTTTCGGTTTTTACCACGCTTGCCGCAGAGGCCAGTGGTGCCGGGAGCATGGCCTGAATGGCTTCTGGTAGCATAGCGCGAACGGAACCAGACATGCTGTCCATGACCATATCAACGAACGTGGGCTCGTCCTGATAATACTCAATGTGCCATTGTTTCAGTTTCGCCAGTTCTGCCGCTTTTGCTACAGCGTCGTCGAAATCGCCGAGACTGTCGACCAGACCATTCGCTTTTGCATCCTGACCGGTCCAGACGTGGCCCTGGGCGATTTTATCAATCTGCTCTGGCGTTGTCTTACGTGCATCCGCGACCAGCGTGATGAAGCGCTTATAGCCGTACTCGATGCTCAGTTGCATCATCTGCTGCACTTCCGGCGGTAACGCTTTGGTGACGGAAATATCGGCCAGCGGCGAGGTCGCCACACCGTCGGTATGTACACCAATGGAATCGAGGCTGTTTTCAACGGTGTTGATCACGCCAAAGATGCCGATGGAGCCGGTCAGGGTGCTGGGGTTCGCCACAATGTAGTTTGCCGGGGTTGAGATCCAGTAACCGCCGGATGCCGCCATGCCGCCCATGGAAACCACCACCGGTTTACCCGCCGCTTTTGCTGCAGCCAGCTCAGCGCGGATCACTTCCGAGGCGCTGACGCTGCCGCCTGGACTGTTAACGCGCAGGACAATGGCTTTTACCTTCGGATCGAGACGCGCTTCACGGATTTGTGCCGCAGTGGTGTCGCCGCCGACGTTGCCCGGTGTTTCTTCTCCGTCCATGATCGCGCCATTGGCGAAGACTACGCCAATGCTGTCACCGGTATCCGCCGGGGTTTTTAGCGTGTAATCGTAATAGCTGACGGCACTGTAGTTCTTCTCTGTTTTGCTCCAGCCAAACTGTTTAGTCAGCAGTTTTTCCACTTCAGCGCTGGAGGCGAGAGCATCGACCAGTTTATTGTCGAGGGCGTACTTCGCGGTGTCGCCACCCACTTTCGTCAGGCCGTCAAGCATCGCCTGTGCGCCCGGGAACACTTGCTGCGCCGGGATCTGGCGGTTAGCGGCAACGGTATCGAGATAGTTCTGCCACAGCTCGCCAATCCAGCGACTGTCGGCTTCACGTGCGGCCGGGGACATATCGTCGCGAATAAACGGCTCGACGGCGGACTTATAGGTACCGACGCGGAAAACGTGGGTGGAGACTTTTAGTTTATCCAGCAGAGACTTGTAATACAGACCGTTGGTCGCAAAGCCGTGCAGGTCAACCGAACCCTGCGGGGAGAGCCAAATTTTATTGGCAAAGCTTGCGAGGTAATACTGTCCCTGGCTGAAGTTATCGCCCACGGCAAATACCGGTTTTCCACTGTCGCGGAATTCGCGCAGTGCTTTGCCGATATACTGCATGGACGGCTGATCGGCCCCGGCAAAGTTTTTTAAATCCATCACGATGCCGGTGATGTTGCGATCGTCTTTTGCCTGGCGAATGGTGTTAACGATATCGAACAGTGAGTTTTCTTGCAGGCGATCGGAACTGGCGCCAAACAGCTGACGTCCGATGACACTTAAACGGCTGGTGCTCGAGGGCTTATCGACAATAACGCCGGAGATATCGAGCAGCAGTGCGCCACGCTCCGCGTGTTCGCTGGAGGTGCTACTGCTGACCTGCATCCAGATCCCCACGCCCACCAGGACCAAAAAGATAAAGAACAGGTTAAGTACACATTCGCGGACGAAATTCAGTATTCGCCACGTCCATTTAAAAATTCCGGCAATAAAACGCCACAGGGTTCGCATGTATTCTCCCTACCGATGAACAACACGCCCCCCGTTTTACCGGAGAAGGCGTTAAGATGTGGCTATCGTAATGACCCGGCAGGCAATTGTCAGCAGGAATCACCGCTGGCGCTGTAACAAAATCCGCTCACGTGTTAATTTTGTGAACAAATTTCATTGTTGGAGTTAAGCAAATGGATGCACTCGAATTACTTCTTACCCGCCGTAGCGCCTCTCGTCTTGTTGAACCCGCTCCCGTGGGTGAGCAACTGCAAAATATCCTGCGGGCGGGGATGCGCGCCCCGGATCACAAATCGCTGCAGCCGTGGCGTTTCTTTATGATTGAAGGTGCAGGGCGTGAGCGTTTTAGCGCCGTGCTCGAAAAAGGGGCTATTGCCGCAGAGGGCGACGAAAAGGCTGTCGAAAAAGCGCGTACTGCGCCGTTTCGTGCCCCGCTGATTATTGCGGTGGTGGCGAAATGTGAAGAAAGTGACAAGGTTCCACTGTGGGAACAGGAAATGTCAGCGGGTTGTGCGGTAATGGCCATGCAAATGGCGGCGATTGCGCAAGGCTTTGGCGGGATCTGGCGCAGCGGTGCATTAACCGAAAGTGCAGTGGTGCGCGAGGCATTTGACTGTCGTGCGCAGGATAAAATTGTCGGCTTCCTCTATCTGGGCACGCCACAGCTTAAAGCATCCACCACGATTAACCCTGCCGATCCGAGCGCATTCGTCCAGTATTTCTGATTTCAGCGGCTAAACTGTCTGGATTATGAGCAAAGACACCCGAATTCAGACAGTCACTCTTACCACATCATGGAATGAGCGCTACCATAGCCCGATTGCAATGACAGGAGATGTCCATGAGCGAGCACGCTATTCGTTTAACGCAATACAGCCACGGAGCCGGTTGCGGTTGTAAAATTTCCCCCAAAGTGCTGGAAACCATCCTGCACAGCGAGCAGGCGAAATTTGTTGATCCGAATTTACTCGTGGGGAATGAAACCCGCGATGACGCGGCCGTGTACGATCTGGGTAATGGTACCAGCGTTATCAGCACCACCGATTTCTTTATGCCGATAGTCGATAATCCGTTTGATTTTGGCCGCATCGCCGCGACCAACGCCATCAGCGATATCTTCGCGATGGGTGGCAAACCGATTATGGCTATCGCGATTCTGGGCTGGCCGCTCGATAAGCTGGCACCGGAAGTCGCCCGTGAAGTGACAGAAGGCGGGCGTTTCGCTTGTCGCCAGGCCGGCATTGCGCTGGCGGGCGGTCACTCTATTGATGCCCCGGAGCCGATTTTTGGTCTTGCCGTGACGGGCGTGGTCCCGACCGAGCGCGTGAAGAAAAACAGCACCGCAGAAGCGGGATGCAAGCTGTTCCTCACCAAGCCGCTAGGCATTGGCGTGTTGACCACCGCCGAGAAAAAATCGCTGCTTAAGCCTGAGCATGTTGGGCTGGCGACGGAAGTGATGTGCCGCATGAATGTTGCGGGCGCAGCGTTTGCGGACATTGAAGGCGTGAAAGCCATGACCGACGTGACCGGTTTTGGCCTGCTGGGACACCTGAGCGAAATGTGTCAGGGCGCGGGCGTTCAGGCGCAAATCGTTTACCAGGATATTCCAAAACTACCTGGTGTTGAAGAGTACATCGCGCAGGGCGCAGTGCCGGGCGGCACGCAGCGTAACTTTGCCAGCTACGGGCATCTGATGGGTGAGATGCCGCAGGCGGTACGAGACCTGCTGTGCGATCCGCAAACCTCCGGCGGCCTGCTGCTGGCGGTAACACCGGAATCTGAGGCTGAAGTGAAAGCGGTTGCCGCGCAGTTTGGCATTGATCTCACCGCGATTGGTGAGCTGGTTGAAGCTCGTGGCGGTCGTGCCATGGTTGAGATCCGTTAATTCGATGCGGTTGTTTATTGCCGAAAAACCGAGTCTGGCGCGCGCGATTGCCGATGTGCTCCCTAAGCCACATCGCAAAGGTGATGGCTTTATTGAATGCGGAAATGGGCAAGTGGTGACCTGGTGTATCGGTCACCTGCTTGAACAGGCGCAGCCAGATGCATATGACAGTCGCTATGCACGCTGGAGTCTGGTCGACTTGCCGATTGTACCGGAAAAGTGGCAACTGCAGCCGCGTCCCTCCGTCACCAAACAGCTCAACGTCATCAAGCGCTTTCTGCATGAGGCCAGTGAAGTCATTCACGCGGGAGACCCCGATCGTGAAGGACAGCTGCTGGTCGATGAAGTGCTGGATTACCTGCAACTGGCGCCGGAAAAGCGGCATCAGGTACAACGGTGTCTGATTAACGACCTTAACCCACAGGCGGTGGAGCGGGCAATTTCTCGTCTGCGCGCCAACAGCGAGTTCATCCCGCTGTGCGTTTCGGCGCTGGCGCGAGCGCGTGCCGACTGGCTGTACGGCATTAATATGACGCGCGCCTATACCATTCTTGGGCGTAACGCGGGTTATCAAGGCGTGCTGTCCGTGGGGCGTGTGCAGACGCCGGTGCTTGGTCTGGTGGTGCGCCGTGATGAAGAGATTGAAAACTTCGTCGCCAAAGATTTCTTTGAGGTCAAAGCGCATATCGTCACACCTGCCGACGAGCGGTTTACCGCTATCTGGCAGCCGAGCGAGGCGTGTGAACCTTATCAGGATGAAGAAGGGCGCTTACTGAACCGTACGCTGGCGGAGCATGTGGTGAAACGCATCAACGGTCAGCCAGCGATAGTCACCAGCTATAACGATAAACGGGAATCAGAATCCGCACCGTTGCCGTTCTCACTGTCGGCGTTGCAGATTGAAGCCGCTAAACGCTTCGGACTGAGCGCGCAAAACGTGCTCGATATCTGCCAGAAGCTGTATGAAACCCACAAATTGATTACCTATCCGCGTTCTGATAGCCGCTATCTGCCGGAAGAACATTTTGCCGGTCGCCATGCGGTGATGAATGCGATTAGCGTGCACGCTCCGGATTTATTTCCGCAGCCTGCGGTCAATCCCGATACGCGTAATCGCTGCTGGGACGATAAAAAGGTTGATGCGCACCACGCGATTATTCCCACTGCGCGTAGTTCATCCATCAATCTGAATGACAATGAAGCCAAGGTGTACAACCTGATTGCGCGTCAGTATCTGATGCAGTTTTGCCCGGACGCGGTATTCCGCAAGTGCGTCATTGAGCTGGATATTGCGAAAGGCAAATTTGTTGCTAAAGCCCGTTTCCTGGCGGAAGCCGGGTGGCGTACGCTGCTGGGTAACAAAGAGCGCGACGAAGAAAACGACGGCACACCGTTGCCGGTAGTGGCTCGTGATGACGAACTACTGTGTGAAAAGGGCGAAGTGGTGGAACGCCAGACCCAACCGCCGCGCCATTTTACCGACGCGACGCTGTTGTCGGCGATGACCGGGATAGCACGGTTTGTGCAGGATAAAGATCTGAAAAAAATCCTGCGTGCCACCGACGGACTGGGAACGGAGGCTACGCGCGCGGGGATTATCGAACTGCTGTTTAAGCGCGGGTTCCTGGTGAAAAAGGGCCGCTATATACACTCGACGGATCCCGGAAAGGCGCTGTTCCATTCGTTGCCAGAAATGGCAACGCGTCCGGATATGACCGCGCACTGGGAGTCGATCCTGACGCAAATCAGTGAAAAGCAGTGCCGCTATCAGGACTTTATGCAGCCGCTGGTGGACACGCTGTATCAGCTGATTGACCAAGCTAAACGTACGCCAGTACGCCGATTCCGCGGGATAACCGCGCCGGCTGGCGTGGAGAAGAAAAAGAGCGCGCCGCGAAAACGTCCGGCGAAAAAAAGCCCGCCTTCAGAGGAGGCAGGCCTGTAATGCGGTCATGACTGATGATTAAATCACACCCTGGCCCAGCATCGCGTCGGCAACTTTCACGAAGCCAGCAATGTTGGCGCCTTGCACGTAGTTGGTTTGTTTGCTTTCACCACCGTACTCGACGCAGGCGTGGTGAATATCCAGCATGATGTGGTGCAGGCGCGCATCCACTTTCTCCGCTTTCCAACCCAGACGCGCGGCGTTCTGCGCCATTTCCAGGCCTGATGTCGCCACACCACCGGCGTTGGCGGCTTTACCCGGCGCAAACAGTACGCCCGCTTCGAGGAACAGATCGGTGGCTTCGATGGTGGTCGGCATGTTTGCGCCTTCCGCCACGGCCTTGACGCCGTTGGCAATCAGCATCTGCGCAGCGTCCACATCCAGTTCGTTCTGCGTAGCGCACGGCAGGGCGATATCCACCGGCACTGACCACGGTTGCTTACCTTCCAGATAGGTCAGGCCAAACTCACGGGCGTAATCCGCCACGCGGCCATCGCGGCTGTCTTTAATGGCACACAGACGCGCCAGTTTCTCTTTCGTGAAGCCACTCTCGTCAACCACGGTACCGCTGGAGTCGGAGGCGGTCACCACACGGGCACCAAACTCCATGGCTTTCTCAATGGCGAATTGCGCCACGTTACCGGAGCCGGAAACGGCGACACGCATGCCTTCAAAGCCCAGACCATGGCGCTTAAGCATTGCTTCGGTGAAGTACACCAGGCCGTAGCCGGTCGCTTCCGGGCGGATCAGACTGCCGCCGAACGACAGACCTTTACCGGTAAAGACGCAGGCGCTGTTGTTGGAGAGTTTTTTCATCATCCCAGCCATAAAGCCGACTTCACGACCGCCCACGCCGATATCACCCGCCGGAACGTCAGTGTCTGGTCCTAAATGACGGAACAGTTCGGTCATCAGGGACTGGCAAAAACGCATCACTTCGCCTTCGCTTTTGCCTTTTGGATCGAAATCGCTCCCGCCTTTACCTCCGCCCATCGGCAGCGTGGTGAGGGCGTTTTTAAAAGTCTGCTCGAAGCCAAGGAATTTCAGGATCGACAGGTTTACCGACGGATGGAAACGCATGCCGCCTTTGTAAGGACCAATCGCCGAGCTAAACTGTACACGCCATGCGCGGTTAACCTGTACCTGATTACGATCGTCCAGCCAGACCACGCGGAACTGGATCACGCGCTCAGGTTCAACCAGACGTTCCAGCAATGACATTTGACGATAGTGCGGGTTTTGTTCGAGGAACGGCCACAGCGTCGTCATGACCTCACGAACGGCTTGCGCGAACTCGGTTTGATTCGGGTCGCGCTTTTGCACATGGTTGAGAAATGACGCCAAAGAACATGTCTGATCCATAGATATAAGAACCTCTTATGTATTGATATGGTTATATTTTTGATGTTTATGTTATGTGTTGTGCAGTTTTTGACTATAACATCAGCAGTGTGACGGGACGCAAGAAAAAATTAACCCCGCTAAGGAAATTAATATTGCGGCGTAGGTCATAACCAAAAACGATGCGGGAAGGGACTAAAGTTTCTGCCGGTTTATACCGTTATACTGAGCATAGAGGTCAGTTTAAAAGGAAAGAGTATGCGCCGTTTTATCATGGCAGGTGCGCTGGTTATGCTCTCCAGCACGGCACTGGCAAATCAGCTTTATCGCCCGGATGTGCAGGTTAATGTGCCGCCAGAAGTGTTCAGTTCCAGCGGTCAGCGGGCGCAGCCCTGTAATCAGTGCTGCGTTTATCAGGATCAAAACTATTCGGAAGGCGCGGTGATCAAGGCTGATGGCGTGCTGTTGCAATGCCAGCGCGATGAGAAAACGATCGGCACTAATCCGCTGGTCTGGCGTCGCGTAAAAGAATAAACGCCTGTAAGAGCGGGATGTCGGCAGGCGCCAGCGGATACGTCAGCGCCTCTTCAGGTAGGCACCACACCAGTTGCTGATGCTCGTGCGCGTGCAGTTCGCCCTGATAATCTGGCACATGCCATGCATGCAGATGGATAATCCGGCCTGATACTTCGCGTTGATGGCTGGCAACGTACTGCCCAACAATCGCCTCAATGCCGAGTTCTTCGTGCAGTTCACGCCTCAGCGCCTGCGGCTGGCTCTCGCCGGGCTCTACCTTACCGCCGGCAAACTCCCACATACCCGGCTGATCCGCATGCGCCGGGCGCTGAGCGAGTAATATTTTGCCATCACGTTCAAGGATAGCGGCGACCACGTCGAGGGTTTTCATCATATTCATCAAGATCTAACAGCAGAAAGTGACATACTATCGCTATCTTTGTTTTATCTAAAGTATTCAGGAGTCACCGTTGAACGATCCTCAGGCGTGGGTAAAACCGTTGACGCGTATCCCTTCCAGTTTGAAACCGCTTGTCGCGACGCAGAAAAAACATTACGGCGACGTGCTGCATCCCACGCGCTGGTGGGGGCGTATGCCGTTTCTGTTTTGGCTGGTCGCGCTGTTTGTCGGATTTCTGGAGCGTAAACGGGCGCGATTAACCCCGGTGATGCGCGCGCTGTTGATGACGCGGGTGTCGCAGGTGTGTCATTGCGCGTTCTGCGTGGATGCCAACAGCTTACGGCTGGCCGAACGCAGCGGTGCGCTGGATAAAGTGTTACAGGTGGCGAACTGGCAATCGTCTGCACTGTTTAGCGCAGAAGAGCGCGTGGCGCTGGCCTATGCGGATGCGATGACTGCCACGCCGCCGCGCCTTGATGATGCGCTGAAGACGCAAATGCAGCAGCATTTTACCGATGACACGATTACCGAAATGACCGCGCTGATTGCCTTTCAAAATCTCTCGGCACGCTTTAACGCCGCGCTGGATATTCCTTCGCAGGGATTGTGCGACAGTTTCAAAGGACGGCCACATGCTTGACCGCCATCTTCATCCGCGGTTAAAACCGCTGCTACATCAGTGCGCTCGCATGATTGATAAGCCCGGTATTTCGCCGGACGGTCTGACGCTCTTCGGTTTCGCTATTGGCGTGCTGGCCTTGCCGTTTCTGGCATTAGGCTGGTATTCGGCGGCGCTGGTCGCCATTGTGCTTAATCGTCTGTTTGATGGGTTGGACGGCGCGCTGGCGCGGCGCAGGGGACTGACCGATGCCGGCGGATTCCTCGATATTTCACTCGATTTTCTGTTTTACGCGCTGGTGCCGTTTGGCTTTATTCTGGCGGCACCCGAGCAGAATGCGCTGGCGGGCAGCTGGCTATTGTTTGCGTTTATCGGCACCGGCAGCAGTTTCCTGGCCTTTGCCGCGCTGGCGGCGAAGCATCAGATTGATAACCCCGGTTATGCGCATAAATCGTTTTATTATTTAGGTGGGTTGACCGAAGGCACCGAGACGATATTGCTGTTCGTGCTGGGCTGTCTGTTCCCTGATTATTTTGCCGTGCTGGCGTGGATATTTGGTGCGCTGTGCTGGCTGACAACGTTCACGCGGATCTGGAGCGGATACCTGACGCTGAAATCGGTCCAGCGTCAGGAATAATC of the Citrobacter freundii genome contains:
- a CDS encoding YeaC family protein; protein product: MNLDEMINSMTPEVYQRLSTAVELGKWPDGVALTAEQKENSMQLVMLWQARNNIDAQHMTIDTNGEMVMKSKQQLKVEFGITPEPIATFKS
- the yajD gene encoding HNH nuclease YajD, whose product is MAFIPKNYARLEVGYREKALKLFPWVCGRCSREFVYSNLRELTVHHIDHDHSNNPEDGSNWEMLCLYCHDHEHSKYTEVDQYGSTVVAGEDAQKDVGEAKYNPFADLKAMMNKK
- the pncA gene encoding bifunctional nicotinamidase/pyrazinamidase, giving the protein MARALLLVDLQNDFCAGGALAVPEGDSTVDVANRLIDWCSLRGEKVVSSLDWHPANHGSFASQHQVAPYTQGQLDGLAQTFWPDHCVQNSQGAALHPLLNQRGIDKTFYKGENPQVDSYSAFFDNGRRQATELNAWLVQQRITDLIIMGLATDYCVKFTVLDALELGYRVNVITDGCRGVNIQPQDSTQAFMEMAAAGATLYTLADWEETQR
- the ansA gene encoding asparaginase, whose product is MQKKSIYVAYTGGTIGMQRSEQGYIPVSGHLQRQLALMPEFHRPEMPDFTIHEYVPLMDSSDMTPEDWQHIAEDIKAHYDEYDGFVILHGTDTMAFTASALSFMLENLGKPVIVTGSQIPLAELRSDGQINLLNALYVAANYPINEVTLFFNNRLYRGNRTTKAHADGFDAFASPNLAPLLEAGIHIRRLGTPPAPHGAGELIVHPITPQPIGVVTIYPGISADVVRNFLRQPVKALILRSYGVGNAPQNKEFLKELEDASSRGIVVINLTQCMSGKVNMGGYATGNALAHAGVIGGADMTVEATLTKLHYLLSQGLDTQAIRDAMTQNLRGELTPDD
- the sppA gene encoding signal peptide peptidase SppA yields the protein MRTLWRFIAGIFKWTWRILNFVRECVLNLFFIFLVLVGVGIWMQVSSSTSSEHAERGALLLDISGVIVDKPSSTSRLSVIGRQLFGASSDRLQENSLFDIVNTIRQAKDDRNITGIVMDLKNFAGADQPSMQYIGKALREFRDSGKPVFAVGDNFSQGQYYLASFANKIWLSPQGSVDLHGFATNGLYYKSLLDKLKVSTHVFRVGTYKSAVEPFIRDDMSPAAREADSRWIGELWQNYLDTVAANRQIPAQQVFPGAQAMLDGLTKVGGDTAKYALDNKLVDALASSAEVEKLLTKQFGWSKTEKNYSAVSYYDYTLKTPADTGDSIGVVFANGAIMDGEETPGNVGGDTTAAQIREARLDPKVKAIVLRVNSPGGSVSASEVIRAELAAAKAAGKPVVVSMGGMAASGGYWISTPANYIVANPSTLTGSIGIFGVINTVENSLDSIGVHTDGVATSPLADISVTKALPPEVQQMMQLSIEYGYKRFITLVADARKTTPEQIDKIAQGHVWTGQDAKANGLVDSLGDFDDAVAKAAELAKLKQWHIEYYQDEPTFVDMVMDSMSGSVRAMLPEAIQAMLPAPLASAASVVKTESDKLAAFNDPQNRYAFCLTCANVR
- a CDS encoding NAD(P)H nitroreductase; this encodes MDALELLLTRRSASRLVEPAPVGEQLQNILRAGMRAPDHKSLQPWRFFMIEGAGRERFSAVLEKGAIAAEGDEKAVEKARTAPFRAPLIIAVVAKCEESDKVPLWEQEMSAGCAVMAMQMAAIAQGFGGIWRSGALTESAVVREAFDCRAQDKIVGFLYLGTPQLKASTTINPADPSAFVQYF
- the selD gene encoding selenide, water dikinase SelD — translated: MSEHAIRLTQYSHGAGCGCKISPKVLETILHSEQAKFVDPNLLVGNETRDDAAVYDLGNGTSVISTTDFFMPIVDNPFDFGRIAATNAISDIFAMGGKPIMAIAILGWPLDKLAPEVAREVTEGGRFACRQAGIALAGGHSIDAPEPIFGLAVTGVVPTERVKKNSTAEAGCKLFLTKPLGIGVLTTAEKKSLLKPEHVGLATEVMCRMNVAGAAFADIEGVKAMTDVTGFGLLGHLSEMCQGAGVQAQIVYQDIPKLPGVEEYIAQGAVPGGTQRNFASYGHLMGEMPQAVRDLLCDPQTSGGLLLAVTPESEAEVKAVAAQFGIDLTAIGELVEARGGRAMVEIR
- a CDS encoding DNA topoisomerase III → MRLFIAEKPSLARAIADVLPKPHRKGDGFIECGNGQVVTWCIGHLLEQAQPDAYDSRYARWSLVDLPIVPEKWQLQPRPSVTKQLNVIKRFLHEASEVIHAGDPDREGQLLVDEVLDYLQLAPEKRHQVQRCLINDLNPQAVERAISRLRANSEFIPLCVSALARARADWLYGINMTRAYTILGRNAGYQGVLSVGRVQTPVLGLVVRRDEEIENFVAKDFFEVKAHIVTPADERFTAIWQPSEACEPYQDEEGRLLNRTLAEHVVKRINGQPAIVTSYNDKRESESAPLPFSLSALQIEAAKRFGLSAQNVLDICQKLYETHKLITYPRSDSRYLPEEHFAGRHAVMNAISVHAPDLFPQPAVNPDTRNRCWDDKKVDAHHAIIPTARSSSINLNDNEAKVYNLIARQYLMQFCPDAVFRKCVIELDIAKGKFVAKARFLAEAGWRTLLGNKERDEENDGTPLPVVARDDELLCEKGEVVERQTQPPRHFTDATLLSAMTGIARFVQDKDLKKILRATDGLGTEATRAGIIELLFKRGFLVKKGRYIHSTDPGKALFHSLPEMATRPDMTAHWESILTQISEKQCRYQDFMQPLVDTLYQLIDQAKRTPVRRFRGITAPAGVEKKKSAPRKRPAKKSPPSEEAGL
- the gdhA gene encoding NADP-specific glutamate dehydrogenase → MDQTCSLASFLNHVQKRDPNQTEFAQAVREVMTTLWPFLEQNPHYRQMSLLERLVEPERVIQFRVVWLDDRNQVQVNRAWRVQFSSAIGPYKGGMRFHPSVNLSILKFLGFEQTFKNALTTLPMGGGKGGSDFDPKGKSEGEVMRFCQSLMTELFRHLGPDTDVPAGDIGVGGREVGFMAGMMKKLSNNSACVFTGKGLSFGGSLIRPEATGYGLVYFTEAMLKRHGLGFEGMRVAVSGSGNVAQFAIEKAMEFGARVVTASDSSGTVVDESGFTKEKLARLCAIKDSRDGRVADYAREFGLTYLEGKQPWSVPVDIALPCATQNELDVDAAQMLIANGVKAVAEGANMPTTIEATDLFLEAGVLFAPGKAANAGGVATSGLEMAQNAARLGWKAEKVDARLHHIMLDIHHACVEYGGESKQTNYVQGANIAGFVKVADAMLGQGVI
- a CDS encoding YnjH family protein gives rise to the protein MRRFIMAGALVMLSSTALANQLYRPDVQVNVPPEVFSSSGQRAQPCNQCCVYQDQNYSEGAVIKADGVLLQCQRDEKTIGTNPLVWRRVKE
- a CDS encoding pyrimidine (deoxy)nucleoside triphosphate diphosphatase; the protein is MKTLDVVAAILERDGKILLAQRPAHADQPGMWEFAGGKVEPGESQPQALRRELHEELGIEAIVGQYVASHQREVSGRIIHLHAWHVPDYQGELHAHEHQQLVWCLPEEALTYPLAPADIPLLQAFILLRDARPAD
- a CDS encoding carboxymuconolactone decarboxylase family protein, which codes for MNDPQAWVKPLTRIPSSLKPLVATQKKHYGDVLHPTRWWGRMPFLFWLVALFVGFLERKRARLTPVMRALLMTRVSQVCHCAFCVDANSLRLAERSGALDKVLQVANWQSSALFSAEERVALAYADAMTATPPRLDDALKTQMQQHFTDDTITEMTALIAFQNLSARFNAALDIPSQGLCDSFKGRPHA